In one Rhizobium lentis genomic region, the following are encoded:
- a CDS encoding cupin domain-containing protein has product MTDSDVIFRKAGGEFMPTSWGELNWKITGDGTPGAEMTFGTCRINPGERNQLHSHPDCEEILYVVSGSCEHKLGDVLYRLKAGDAIRIPRNVRHWARALGTEPLFALIIFSSGTRTAVNHEGEGAA; this is encoded by the coding sequence TTGACCGACAGCGATGTCATTTTCCGGAAAGCCGGCGGCGAATTCATGCCGACCTCCTGGGGCGAGCTCAACTGGAAAATCACCGGCGACGGTACGCCCGGCGCCGAGATGACCTTCGGCACCTGCCGCATCAATCCCGGCGAGCGCAACCAGCTGCACTCACATCCCGACTGTGAGGAGATCCTCTATGTCGTTTCCGGCAGTTGCGAACATAAGCTCGGCGATGTCCTGTACCGGCTGAAAGCTGGCGACGCCATCCGCATCCCCCGCAATGTCCGTCATTGGGCGCGCGCCCTCGGAACCGAACCGCTCTTTGCCCTGATCATCTTCTCCTCCGGCACAAGGACGGCAGTCAATCATGAAGGCGAGGGCGCAGCCTGA
- the yghU gene encoding glutathione-dependent disulfide-bond oxidoreductase, protein MSGSPDYTPPKVWTWNKANGGQFANINRPIAGPTHEKELPVGRHPLQLYSLGTPNGQKVTIMLEELLALGHSGAEYDAWLIRIGDGDQFGSGFVKVNPNSKIPALMDRSGPKPIRVFESGAILTYLAEKFGAFLPTEPSERAECLSWLFWQMGSAPYLGGGFGHFYAYAPTKIEYAIDRFAMEVKRQLDVLDRRLAESEYVAGSQYTIADIAIWPWYGGLVKGWSYGAAEFLQVEDYKNVLRWADTIYSRPAVQRGRMVNRLSGDPSTQLHERHDASDFETRTQDKLAAAE, encoded by the coding sequence ATGAGCGGTTCTCCCGACTATACCCCCCCGAAAGTCTGGACCTGGAACAAGGCGAATGGCGGCCAATTCGCCAACATCAATCGCCCGATCGCGGGACCGACGCATGAGAAGGAACTTCCGGTCGGCCGCCACCCGCTGCAGCTCTATTCGCTCGGTACGCCGAACGGACAGAAGGTCACGATCATGCTCGAGGAGCTGCTGGCCCTTGGCCATAGCGGCGCCGAGTATGACGCATGGCTGATCAGGATCGGTGACGGCGACCAGTTCGGCAGCGGTTTCGTGAAGGTCAACCCCAATTCGAAGATCCCGGCGCTGATGGATCGTAGTGGTCCGAAGCCGATCCGCGTTTTCGAATCCGGCGCCATCCTTACCTATCTCGCCGAAAAGTTCGGCGCCTTCCTACCGACAGAACCGAGCGAGCGTGCCGAATGCCTCTCATGGCTGTTCTGGCAGATGGGCAGCGCTCCCTATCTCGGCGGCGGTTTCGGCCATTTCTACGCCTATGCGCCGACGAAGATCGAATATGCGATCGACCGCTTCGCTATGGAAGTGAAACGTCAGCTCGACGTGCTCGATCGCCGGCTTGCCGAAAGCGAATATGTGGCAGGCAGCCAATATACGATCGCCGATATTGCCATCTGGCCATGGTACGGCGGCCTGGTGAAGGGCTGGAGCTACGGGGCTGCCGAATTCCTGCAGGTCGAGGACTATAAGAACGTGCTGCGCTGGGCCGACACGATCTACAGCCGGCCCGCCGTGCAGCGCGGCCGCATGGTCAACCGCCTCTCCGGCGACCCGTCGACCCAGTTGCACGAGCGTCACGACGCCAGCGACTTTGAAACCAGAACGCAGGACAAGCTTGCGGCCGCCGAGTAA
- a CDS encoding Gfo/Idh/MocA family protein, whose protein sequence is MSHHVQREIRYNFEFDHRIKACFIGAGGHAYRNVYPALRYAPVELAGICDLDLARAEKFAKLFGAGKAYTDHREMLEREKPELVFLVTAYHPDGRVQATDLALDALAAGAHVWMEKPTAASIEDIERLQAASAAAGRMVMTGLKKTFFPTIEKLRDLIGSPGFGRLTSINVRYPQSLPKPEERADLVKMQSFLDHIYHPGAILNFLGGEIERAGYEWEPLTGASVTSLRFRSGAIGTLHFAAGQSGGSIFERVEIIGEGANAIVENGSRLTYFRKADLPSYGRAASFIQPDENAALFYEPEHSLGQLYNNNLFYLGYVPEILHLTDAILAGTPITRGTLEIAREIMKLFEFYRRTDAGVTTNL, encoded by the coding sequence CATGTCCAGCGGGAAATCCGCTACAATTTCGAATTCGATCACCGCATCAAGGCATGCTTCATCGGCGCCGGCGGCCATGCCTATCGCAACGTCTATCCGGCGCTGCGTTATGCGCCGGTCGAACTCGCCGGTATCTGCGATCTCGATCTCGCCCGCGCCGAGAAATTCGCCAAGCTCTTCGGCGCCGGCAAAGCCTATACCGATCACCGCGAGATGCTGGAACGGGAAAAGCCGGAACTGGTCTTTCTCGTCACCGCCTATCATCCCGATGGCCGGGTGCAGGCGACCGATCTGGCGCTCGACGCGCTTGCAGCAGGCGCCCACGTCTGGATGGAGAAACCGACGGCAGCAAGCATCGAGGACATCGAAAGGCTGCAGGCGGCAAGTGCGGCGGCCGGCCGCATGGTGATGACCGGACTCAAGAAGACTTTTTTCCCCACAATCGAGAAACTTAGGGATTTGATCGGTTCCCCCGGTTTCGGCAGGCTGACCTCGATCAACGTCCGCTATCCCCAGAGCCTGCCGAAGCCGGAAGAGCGCGCCGATCTCGTCAAGATGCAGAGCTTCCTCGACCATATCTACCATCCGGGGGCGATCCTCAATTTCCTCGGCGGGGAGATCGAGCGCGCGGGCTATGAATGGGAGCCGCTGACGGGCGCGAGCGTCACCAGCCTGCGCTTCCGCTCCGGCGCGATCGGCACGCTGCATTTTGCCGCCGGCCAATCGGGCGGCAGCATCTTCGAGCGGGTCGAGATCATCGGCGAGGGCGCCAATGCCATCGTCGAGAACGGCAGCCGACTGACTTATTTCCGCAAGGCCGATCTTCCGTCCTACGGCCGCGCCGCAAGCTTCATCCAGCCGGACGAGAATGCGGCGCTGTTCTATGAGCCCGAACATTCGCTCGGCCAGCTCTACAACAACAACCTCTTCTATCTCGGCTATGTGCCCGAAATCCTGCACCTGACCGACGCGATCCTTGCGGGTACGCCGATCACGAGGGGCACGCTCGAAATCGCCCGCGAGATCATGAAGCTCTTCGAATTCTACAGACGCACGGATGCCGGCGTCACCACCAATCTCTGA